TCCTCGGAGTCCGCGCTGGCCGGGACCACCGACGTGGGCAAGGACAGCGCCGACCTGTTCGATGCGTCCGCCAGCCACACGATCTCGCTCAACATCAGCCAGGATGACATCGACAAGATCCTCGAGGCCTACAAGAATGACGATGAGAAGACCTGGGTGAGCGCGGACATCACCATCGACGGCACCGAGATCAAGAACGTCGGCGTGCGGCTGAAGGGCAACTCCTCGCTCATGTCGCTGAGCGGAAACACCCCTGGCGGCGGGCAGCCCCCGCAGGGGCAGGCCAACCAGGACCAGGCGGCCACCGACGAAGCGTCGGCAAGCGACAACAACAACGCCGCGAACCCCCCGCAGGGGATGGGAAACCGCTCGGGAAGCACCATCGATGCCAGCGACCCGACGACGCTGCCGTTGCTCATCAAGTTTGATAAGTACGTGGACGGCCAGCTCTATCAGGGCATGTCCGAGCTGTCCTTGCGTTCCGGTATCCCGTCGCTCAACGAGGCGACCGCCCTGTCTGCGCTGTCCATGACGGATCAGGCCACCCAGCGCTACTCCTACGTGACCTACTCGGTCAACGGCGGCAGCACCCTGACCCGCATCGTTCTGGAGACCCCCGACGAGTACTACGCCGCGCGCCTCGGCGACGGCATCCTGTACAAGGCCGACGCCTCCAGCTCCCTGACCTACCAGGGTGACGACGAGGACACCTACACGGACCAGTTCAAGCAGCAAAACGGCGACGACAACGAGCAGCCCATCATCGACTTTGTGAAGTGGCTCGACTCCGCCGACGACCAGGAGTTCGAGGACAACCTGGACAAGTACGTCGACGTGGAGAGCCTGGCGAAATACATTGCGACGCAGAACCTGCTCGTCAACTCCGACGACATGGCTGGCCCGGGCCGCAACTACTACCTCTGGTACGACAACAGCACGAAGAAGCTGTCCGTTCTTGCCTGGGACATGGACATGTCGATGCAAGGAAACGCTGAGCTCAGCCCCGACTCCACCGCCTCGATGGGCATGGGCGGCGGGAAGCCTGAACAGACACCTGGCGCGCAGGCAGCGGCTGGCCAAACTGACCAACAGACGTCCACCGACCAGCAGGCGCCCACCGAGCAAACGGATCAAAACGGTCAGCAGGCCGCGCCGGGTGGAAAGAGCGGCGGCATGTCTACAGGCGCCGACACGCTCAAGGAGCGCTTCCTCGCCTCCTCGAAGTTCAAGGCGATCTACGAGCAGCAGTACTGGGAGCTCTACGACCAGCTCTACGGCAACGGCGCGCTCGCGGGCGTCGTGGACCAGCTGCGCACCCAGATGCCCGCCACCGACGGGCTGAGCCAGGACGAGATCAACACCGACGCCGACACGCTGGCCAGCTTCATTCAGCAGCGCACCGACTACCTGGCGTCGCAGCGGACCGCGTCGACCA
This is a stretch of genomic DNA from Corynebacterium vitaeruminis DSM 20294. It encodes these proteins:
- a CDS encoding CotH kinase family protein — translated: MAKPVSLRRKALAGIFASAMVVSVAACSTDPIVSNTSSASSESALAGTTDVGKDSADLFDASASHTISLNISQDDIDKILEAYKNDDEKTWVSADITIDGTEIKNVGVRLKGNSSLMSLSGNTPGGGQPPQGQANQDQAATDEASASDNNNAANPPQGMGNRSGSTIDASDPTTLPLLIKFDKYVDGQLYQGMSELSLRSGIPSLNEATALSALSMTDQATQRYSYVTYSVNGGSTLTRIVLETPDEYYAARLGDGILYKADASSSLTYQGDDEDTYTDQFKQQNGDDNEQPIIDFVKWLDSADDQEFEDNLDKYVDVESLAKYIATQNLLVNSDDMAGPGRNYYLWYDNSTKKLSVLAWDMDMSMQGNAELSPDSTASMGMGGGKPEQTPGAQAAAGQTDQQTSTDQQAPTEQTDQNGQQAAPGGKSGGMSTGADTLKERFLASSKFKAIYEQQYWELYDQLYGNGALAGVVDQLRTQMPATDGLSQDEINTDADTLASFIQQRTDYLASQRTASTSSAS